The window GCAATTAGCGGCAAGAACCGGCGCGATTTTACCGGTAATTAGCCCAGAGCAATACGACGCTCTGCTGCATCGTTTAGTGACGGAGAAAACCATTACGATTGATACTACGGCGGCAGGTGGTAACGCGTCTCTGATGACGATGGAAGATGCGTAAGCGATAAACGGTGACAATCGCATTGAAAAGGCATGCGATAGGGTGACAGTCCGGTGAGAATACCGGACTGCTGACAACAGAAAATCAGAGATTTTTCGTTGCTGACAGACGTGGCAAAAAACGCCACGTCAAGTTTGCTATCTGAAAGCTGTTTGTTGTCACCGGCGCAAGCTTGTCGCAGTCAATTGCTCCATGCATTTTCTGCATACAGGCCAACCCCTGGCCATAACCGGTAAAGTAAAACGCAGTTTTGCTTTACCAATACACCCTCAACGCCCCGGTAACACCCCAGCCATCGTATTCACCACCATCATTGGCATCATCGTCCATGCTCGCGTATTGGGCACCCAGGTGTATTTTGAATTTATGCTCATTTAAAAAGAAGTTAACGCCGGCAAATAATTCATGATATTGGTCACCGCGATCGCCAACAATACGATTTTCATAGCGTCCCAGACGCACACCATTATCACCATCGCTATTGAGATAGGTGTAACGCATCACATATTGCACGATTTCATTTTGATCATAGTAAGGCATTAAAACCACACCGAATAAATCGGCTTGATCAAAGTAACCGCTACCATAGGCCAAATCGGTTCTTAACCCCCATTGGCCCTTCTGAAACTGTCCCGATAAACTGGTCACATGGCCAAAATCACGGGTGCCTGCATCCTCATCTTCTTTGTTGTAGACATAGTCAAGGCGAACCACGCCTTCATCAAACCAGTCATTAGCAGAAAACTCCCTACCAAGCGCCAAAAGCGTAAAGTAAGCGGCTTCGGTAAACCCAATTTCTTCTTCCGGGTCGCTGGAAAACACCCCGGCGTAATAAGTCCAGTCCTCAGCGAAATCATTAGTAATGCTGATACCGGTAAAATACTCGGCAGTAAACCAAAGGTTATTGGTGAGATTGTTACGTTGCGGGGTCAGGAGCTTTTTTGAGGACGTTTTGCCGTCCAGGGTAAAACCCGCTGACTGCTTCAATAATTTTAACGTCGCACCGTTGTCGAAGGTCCAGGCTATGTTGGCATCAGTCAGTCGATTGTAACTATCGGACAGTGACTCATTGAGATCAAAATCTCCTTCGAGTGATATGGTAGCGCCGTAGAATGAACTCTTAAATCCAAACCGAAAACGGCGCCATAGTAAATCTTCATACTCACCTTGATCGGCATCAAACCAGGCGGCATCCTGGTGTAATCGTCCGGACAATTTAAAGTAATCTCCCTCTTCATTTTCCCAGATATCGGCGACATCCCATGCCGATTCAAATGCACTTTTCTCTTCTTCCGCCGCACAAGGCATGGAAGTTATGGCGAATGCAGCAAGGGAGCAGGAAATAAATTTAATACTTGATTGGACTTGGGGGGACATCATGACAATCCCTGAATTTTTGACAAAGAACGTTGAAAAGGTAGTTTAAAAGCCGCTAATCAACAAATATTTTACGGCTTAGGAGCCATAATTGCGGCATATTTCGATTAGATAGACCGATTGCTTGATGATTACCCTTTGTAAATATTGAAAAAAGTCTAACCATTACAAATATGAAGCTTTTGAGAATGTTTTATGACAAGCGCTTGTTAACGATAAATCTGACGATCAATTTGTTGCTTCAAGAGACAGGATTTCGACGATTTTTTGCTCGTACTCATCAACTTTATCTTCAAAAAAGCCAACCTGATTTTCAACAACCGAGCCGTCACGACCAATCACAAAGCTACTTGGCATGCCTTTTAACTGATATTGCTCACCCAGTTTACCGGAAGGATCATAAATAATCGGGAATTCTGCGGGATGATCTTTTAAAAAGTCTTTGGCAAAAGCTTTATCAACATCCAGATTTATAGTGATAACACGAAACCCCTGATCCTGATATTTTTCCTGCATCGCATTCATCCAGGGGAAGGATTTTCGGCAAGGTACACACCAGGAGGCCCAGAAATCCAGATAAATGACATCACCTTTATATTTTTCCAGCATCTGCGCTAGTTGCTGTTCAGCGATATTTGTTGAGGTGACGGGTTCATCCTGGGCTTGTCCCAGAATACTATACAGACCAATTCCGCATAGCAGCACGGCGCTAAACAACAGCATCGAAAACGTCTTAGACATATACTTCTTAACTCACTAGTTTATGGTTTCACGAACTTACCGATTTACCATGAGGACAATTGTTTTTTGTTCTGAGTTGCCTCTTGTTCGGCTTCTTTGCGAACTTCATCCACTTCCTGTTGGTTCTGGCATCGCTCAACGACCTGATCATCACGATAGTAACGAAGGTTCAGGCAATCCTGTTCGTAGCGACGTTCCAGTTCAGTTCGTAATATCGGTTGGCCGCGAGCGTTATCAATCTGCTTTTTCAAATTAATACATTCATTTTGCTGCTCTGCGCTAATGCGAATATCATCACAATTTTCATTATTTGATGAAGAGCAAGCGGCCAGAAACAGGCTTACAGAGATAGATAACAGGAATTGCCTCATGATGGTCCCCTTTATTATAGGAATTTTCCGTCACTTAAAGTGCCCAAACCAGCCCTGACAAGTTACCTTCCAGCATATTACTAACCGCTTATATTTCAATTCGCTGAAGCAAATAACGCATATTCATTCGGACAGGTAATATCCAACATAGCAGTAACCATTCGCACAGGCAATATTCATCCACGCAATGTTCAGCTAAAATGTGTAGCAAAACAGGAGTAAGTTATTATGATGCAGGTAGTTGACTATCAACACCCCGATGCGGCAGAGCAGTTTGTCGCTTCATTACGCGAAACAGGTTTTGGCGTTTTGAAAAATCATCCGATTCAACAACAACTGGTAGAATCCATTTACAGCAACTGGCAGGAATTTTTTGATTCCGAAGAAAAACATCAATTTGCTTTCGATCCGCAAAAGCAGGATGGCTATTTCAGCCCGCAAATCTCCGAGACAGCAAAAGGCCACAAAGAAAAAGATATTAAAGAATACTTTCACGTTTACCCATGGGGTCGCATTCCAGCGCAACTGAAAGAAGAAATTCTCGATTATTATCAAAAAGCCTCATCTTTGGCTGAAGAACTTTTAGACTGGGTTGAGCAACACAGTCCAGAAGACGTGTCTAAGCTTTATCATGAGCCGTTATCAAACATGATCAAGGACACCCCAAATACCTTATTGCGAGTACTACATTACCCGCCGTTACAAGGTGATGAAGAGCCAGGTGCGATTCGCGCCGCGGCCCACGAGGACATTAACCTGTTAACCATATTGCCCGCAGCCAATGAACCGGGATTACAGGTGCAATTACAATCTGGTGCATGGATGGACGTACCGTCAGATTTCGGTAACCTGATCATTAATATCGGTGACATGCTGCAAGAGGCCAGTGGTGGCTATTTCCCATCAACCAGCCACCGGGTTATTAACCCAGAAGGTACGGATATGAGAAAATCACGGATATCCCTACCGTTGTTCCTGCACCCAAGATCCGAAGTCGTACTATCCGAACGCCACACCCAGGCATCTTACCTGCTTGAACGCCTACGCGAGCTCGGCGTTAAAGACTAATCCACAGGGTCAGCTAAACAAAAAAGCCAGAGACGGATATCCGTCTCTGGCTTTTCAATTTTTAAAGCAAGCAGTACCTAAAAGGTACTGCTTTGCCTTTACTGCCAGTCCTTTGCACTAGGTTCGTAATTGCTCGAGCCTGTCTCGGAAACGGCTTCCCGCTCAGGTTCAACCGCATCAGCTGATTTCCCATCTTCGCCTTTAAACCAGGCAATCATACCTTTGAACAAGCGACCAATATCTTCAAATACGATATAAAGGCATGGGATAAGTATCAGGGTAACCACGGTAGCAAACAGTACACCGTAAGCCAGAGAGATGGCCATAGGCACAACCATTTTCGCCTGCATACTGGTTTCGAGCATAATTGGCACCAGACCAATAAACGTCGTTAACGAGGTCAATAGAATCGCCCTGAAACGCTTACAACCGGCTTCCACCACCGCTTTCGCGGCGCTAAATCCTGCGGCTCGTGCCTTATTCACATAATCAATCATCACCAAAGAATCGTTAACAACAACCCCTGCAGCGGCAATCAGGCCGAAGAAAGAGAAGGTGCTCAAATCCAGGCCGTGAATCATATGACCAATCACAGCACCAATGAAACCAAAAGGGATCACTGACATGATGATAATTGGCTGACTGTATGAGCGCAAAGGAATGGCCAACAAACTAAATATAATCAATAGAGTAATGCCGGTGTCTCGCATCAAGGATCTGCGACTGTCAATTTCCTCTTGAATCTGACCACCAAGTTCGCTTTTTAAACCTGGGTATCTTTTGCGTAATTCAGGAATAAAGTTTTCACGTATATCCTTGGCGATTTGAAATGGTTCAGCCTGAAATGAATCTACTTTCGCCCAAACATTAATGGTTCGGTTACCATTCTCGCGACGAATTTGATTAACCCCATCGACAATGCGTATATCGGCGATTTCCGACAATGGCACTTCTGCCCCATTAGGCGCTTTAATCATTACATCATCGACATGACCAATGGAACTGCGTTGCTCTAACGGGTAACGCACCATGACTTTAATTTCTTCACCGTTACGCAAAATACGTTGCGCTTCCAGACCATAAAAACTGTAGCCAACCTGCTGCGCCACATCGGCTAGCGTTAATCCCAGAGAATACGCTAACGGTTTTAAGTCAAATTGCACTTCTTTCGCGCTGTCCATACGTGAATCATTGACATCACTGACGCCCACTAACGTGTTTAACTTATCTTTAAGTGCTTTGGAGGCTCCGAGCAATTGCTGATCGTCCTGAGATTCAAGTCTGAAGCTAATATCACCGTCGTCCATATCCGAGCCAAACAAGGTGTCCTGAATGTCGAGCTCTTTCACCCCAGGGATCACTGGCAAGTTCGCACGCCAGCGTTCAGCAACTTCAAACGTTGTCAACGGTCGCTCTTCAGGTCTGACTAATTTAACTGTGATCCCCGCCCGAGTTCTGTCTCTTAAATAAACCAGCATCACATCAATCATTTTAGAGCCATATTCCTGCTCTAACTGACGATCGACTTCCAGTAACGACTGTTCGATTGCTCGAGCAGCATTCAACGTGGCTTGTTCTGATGCATCAAGATTCATTTCAAGATTCACTCGTGGAAAATCATGAGGAATTTTCGGCATCCCCGTAGAGCGAACAAGACCACCATTAAATAACCCGACACAAACCATAATGAAGGCGATAAACAAACAAACCAAGGCATATCGATATTCCACGGTTTTCACCAACATAGGTCGGTAAATATTGGTAATAAAGCTCTTCAATCCCGTATCAATTTTCAATCGTATTACGTCAAATGGATTGCGAGGATTATGGACTTTGGTTTTCATTGACGCTAAATGCGACGGCAAAATGAGTTTCGATTCGATTAACGAGAAGATCAAACAGAGCACGACAACCATACCAATGGCTTGTCCCCAGGCGGCTTGCGGACCATCGGCAATAACAAAGGGCATAAAGGCAGCAATCGTTGTTAAAACACCAAAGGTTGCCGGCATCGCCACCCGTTTAACGCCACGGATCACGCTCTCAATACTATTGCCACTTTTTTCAACTTCACTGTGAGCACTTTCCCCCATCACTATGGCATCATCGACGACAATCCCTAACACCATAATAAACGCAAACAAACTGGTTAAACTGATGGTGACATTAATGAATGACATTGGCATGAACAGCAGTGTGCCCAAAAAGCAAACCGGTAAGCCCATCATCACCCAAAATGCCAAGCGAATGCGTAAAAACAAAGCCAGCATGATGAATACCAATATGGCACCACTGGCCAGGTTGGAGATCATCATATCAAGACGCTCTTCCAGATATTCCGTCAGATCCACCCAACTTTCCAGGTTAACACCTGCAGGCAAGGTTTTTTGCTTCGCGGCGATATAATTATTAACCACATCCGCGATATCCGTAATCGATTGGTCATGCGCGGCTTTCACTTCAAACGACACCGCGTTTTTACCGTTGAACCTGGAATATTGAATGCCTTGTTCAAAACCATCGATTACCGTTGCAATGTCACCCAATAAGATCTTAGAACCATCTTCAAGCGTGATCAGCGGTAAGCTTTCAAATTCCTGTCCAACATAAGCCTGATTTTCAACTCGCAAGTTGATGTAACCATTCTCAGCACGGATCTGACCCGCAGACATATTACGCGACCAGTTGCGAACCGCATTAGCAACATCAGAAAAGCTCAGGTTGTAAGCTCGAAGTTTGTCTTTAGAAACTTCGATGGCAATTTCATAATTTAAACCACTGTTAAATTCAGTAATGTTAACTAAAGGTAATTGCCGGATTTCATCATGAATT is drawn from Thalassotalea sp. PS06 and contains these coding sequences:
- a CDS encoding TlpA disulfide reductase family protein, whose protein sequence is MSKTFSMLLFSAVLLCGIGLYSILGQAQDEPVTSTNIAEQQLAQMLEKYKGDVIYLDFWASWCVPCRKSFPWMNAMQEKYQDQGFRVITINLDVDKAFAKDFLKDHPAEFPIIYDPSGKLGEQYQLKGMPSSFVIGRDGSVVENQVGFFEDKVDEYEQKIVEILSLEATN
- a CDS encoding isopenicillin N synthase family dioxygenase — encoded protein: MMMQVVDYQHPDAAEQFVASLRETGFGVLKNHPIQQQLVESIYSNWQEFFDSEEKHQFAFDPQKQDGYFSPQISETAKGHKEKDIKEYFHVYPWGRIPAQLKEEILDYYQKASSLAEELLDWVEQHSPEDVSKLYHEPLSNMIKDTPNTLLRVLHYPPLQGDEEPGAIRAAAHEDINLLTILPAANEPGLQVQLQSGAWMDVPSDFGNLIINIGDMLQEASGGYFPSTSHRVINPEGTDMRKSRISLPLFLHPRSEVVLSERHTQASYLLERLRELGVKD
- a CDS encoding efflux RND transporter permease subunit; translated protein: MDDTKNGLIAWFARNPVAANLLMAVIIIGGLLTMGTIRKQIFPQIEINWLRYQAVYPGAAPQEVEEGITIKVEEALESVPGLERTITYSGRNLSNGWFRVDDSYDAQVVLEEVKSQIDSISTFPAGMERPTVERIKMEQEVLNISLYGDLTQVQLKELGRKIHDEIRQLPLVNITEFNSGLNYEIAIEVSKDKLRAYNLSFSDVANAVRNWSRNMSAGQIRAENGYINLRVENQAYVGQEFESLPLITLEDGSKILLGDIATVIDGFEQGIQYSRFNGKNAVSFEVKAAHDQSITDIADVVNNYIAAKQKTLPAGVNLESWVDLTEYLEERLDMMISNLASGAILVFIMLALFLRIRLAFWVMMGLPVCFLGTLLFMPMSFINVTISLTSLFAFIMVLGIVVDDAIVMGESAHSEVEKSGNSIESVIRGVKRVAMPATFGVLTTIAAFMPFVIADGPQAAWGQAIGMVVVLCLIFSLIESKLILPSHLASMKTKVHNPRNPFDVIRLKIDTGLKSFITNIYRPMLVKTVEYRYALVCLFIAFIMVCVGLFNGGLVRSTGMPKIPHDFPRVNLEMNLDASEQATLNAARAIEQSLLEVDRQLEQEYGSKMIDVMLVYLRDRTRAGITVKLVRPEERPLTTFEVAERWRANLPVIPGVKELDIQDTLFGSDMDDGDISFRLESQDDQQLLGASKALKDKLNTLVGVSDVNDSRMDSAKEVQFDLKPLAYSLGLTLADVAQQVGYSFYGLEAQRILRNGEEIKVMVRYPLEQRSSIGHVDDVMIKAPNGAEVPLSEIADIRIVDGVNQIRRENGNRTINVWAKVDSFQAEPFQIAKDIRENFIPELRKRYPGLKSELGGQIQEEIDSRRSLMRDTGITLLIIFSLLAIPLRSYSQPIIIMSVIPFGFIGAVIGHMIHGLDLSTFSFFGLIAAAGVVVNDSLVMIDYVNKARAAGFSAAKAVVEAGCKRFRAILLTSLTTFIGLVPIMLETSMQAKMVVPMAISLAYGVLFATVVTLILIPCLYIVFEDIGRLFKGMIAWFKGEDGKSADAVEPEREAVSETGSSNYEPSAKDWQ
- a CDS encoding porin; the encoded protein is MMSPQVQSSIKFISCSLAAFAITSMPCAAEEEKSAFESAWDVADIWENEEGDYFKLSGRLHQDAAWFDADQGEYEDLLWRRFRFGFKSSFYGATISLEGDFDLNESLSDSYNRLTDANIAWTFDNGATLKLLKQSAGFTLDGKTSSKKLLTPQRNNLTNNLWFTAEYFTGISITNDFAEDWTYYAGVFSSDPEEEIGFTEAAYFTLLALGREFSANDWFDEGVVRLDYVYNKEDEDAGTRDFGHVTSLSGQFQKGQWGLRTDLAYGSGYFDQADLFGVVLMPYYDQNEIVQYVMRYTYLNSDGDNGVRLGRYENRIVGDRGDQYHELFAGVNFFLNEHKFKIHLGAQYASMDDDANDGGEYDGWGVTGALRVYW